The genomic segment TTCCGCGCGGATTATAGCCCCGCTCGCCAGGCGCCGCCAGACCTTCTGGCGGCCCGCGGCGGGCGGTGCTTCCGGGCGTGGAAAGGGGCAACCTAGCACCCCCGGCGAGCCGCGTCAGTAGGGGGCCGCGCCACACCGCGTGGGGAAATTCACCACGTGCTACCGCGCTCCGCGGCGGCTCGCGCGGAGCGGCGGCGCGGGTTAACCTTCGCGCATGGCGAACCCACGCAACCACGCGCCCGCCGGGCGCCGCTCCGCCCCGCCGGCGGCGCCCTCGTGGCGCGACCGCGCGCGGGCCATGCGCAACGTGCCGCCCTTCTTGGGCATGGTGTGGCGCACGCACCGCGGCTACACGGCGGGCATCGCCGCGCTGCGCCTGCTGCGCGCGTTCCTGCCGCTCGCCACGCTGTGGATCGGCAAGCTGATCGTGGACTCGGTAGTGGTCTCCGCCCGCGGCGGCGGTGGCCAGTGGCCGCGCCTCGTCTCCCTCCTGCTGATCGAGCTCGCGCTGGTCGCCGTGGGCGAGGTGGCGGCGCGGACGGGTACGCTGCTGGAGTCGTTGCTGGGCGACCGCTTCTCCAACCAGCTCAGCGTGCGCCTCATGGAGCACGCGGCGGAGCTGGACCTGCAGCACTTCGAGGACCCCCGTTTCTACGATCGCCTGGAGCGCGCCCGCCGGCAGACGGTGGGCCGCATCGCCCTTCTCAGCCAGCTCTTCGGGCTGGCGCAGGACGCGATCACGCTGGTGACGCTCGCGGGAACGCTGCTGGCCTTCTCGCCCGTCACCTTCCTCCTCCTGGTCGTCACCGTCGTCCCGTCGTTCCTGGGCGAGACGCACTTCGCGGCGCTGGGCTATTCCCTGCTCTACCAGTGGACGCCGGAGCGGCGGAAGCTGGACTATTACCGCTTCGTCGCGGCGTCGGAGAAGACGGCGAAGGAGATCAAGCTCTTCGGGCTGTCGCGCTACCTGATCGACCAGTACCGCGAGCTGGCGGAGCGCTTCGAGGCGGCGAATCGCAGCCTGGCGATCCGGCGCAACGCGGTGAGCACCGGCCTCTCGCTCGTCTCCACGCTGGGCTACTACGCGGCGTACGCGACGATCCTGTTCCGCACGGTGCAGGGGTGGCTCACGGTGGGCGACCTGACGCTGCTGTCGGGCACCTTCTCGCGCTCGCGCGACCTGATCCAGCGGATGCT from the Longimicrobiaceae bacterium genome contains:
- a CDS encoding ABC transporter ATP-binding protein: MANPRNHAPAGRRSAPPAAPSWRDRARAMRNVPPFLGMVWRTHRGYTAGIAALRLLRAFLPLATLWIGKLIVDSVVVSARGGGGQWPRLVSLLLIELALVAVGEVAARTGTLLESLLGDRFSNQLSVRLMEHAAELDLQHFEDPRFYDRLERARRQTVGRIALLSQLFGLAQDAITLVTLAGTLLAFSPVTFLLLVVTVVPSFLGETHFAALGYSLLYQWTPERRKLDYYRFVAASEKTAKEIKLFGLSRYLIDQYRELAERFEAANRSLAIRRNAVSTGLSLVSTLGYYAAYATILFRTVQGWLTVGDLTLLSGTFSRSRDLIQRMLLSFSDLYEQALYLDDLFLFFAMQPGIARPENAAPFPRPIRGGFEFREVWFRYPDEVAEDGTVPPDPPDDDRSWVLRGVSFRIAPGERLALVGENGAGKTTLTKLLVRLYEPTRGAVLLDGLPLSAYDPAELHAAVGVIFQDFVRYDMTAEENIAVGRITALQTAPAEARVGVEDAAHRSLAAEVIEVLPEKYGTMLGRRFEGGVDLSGGQWQKVALGRAYMRDAQLLILDEPTAALDARAEYTVFERFAELTEGKMAVLISHRFSTVRMADRILVLEHGKVLEEGTHEELLALDGRYAELFHLQAQGYR